The Paenibacillus sp. MBLB1832 genome has a window encoding:
- a CDS encoding SMC family ATPase, translating into MRPIQLQLSGLQSYRELQTIDFSQLVDAGVFGIFGPTGSGKSSLLDAITLSLYGKVERASGGTQAIMNHAESTLFVSFTFELTNAVGTERYRVERQFKRGTEMSINGTIARFLHIQGNETIVLADKAGEVNQQVQHILGLSMQDFTRAVVLPQGKFAEFLTLTGKDRRQMLQRLFHLEAYGDQLSIKVSSKVKETDSLVKQLGAEQQGLGEASSTALEEANRRLQESEEEAIRTRISLEQQETIYAQNKQVHEWLKESEALESQLIQHREQSGAIAEKERQLQDAERAERVLPFAQQYETASKEVVARKVHLEEATKAHVASETAFGQASEAFEKAQTDLTLQEGPLLLRLDQLEQALVIQKELEQVQLQMGTAQTQEIEVKLTLSKLQADLTKAVETKNKAITKQNELKAQLKLVHIETTARQLLQGAVHEKKTIVQLQAQEQDAQKNKDDKLQAKVTLEQALEVIANKKSALQLRLSNWLQTHATCSEIHKRVSSQLTEFLSQVQNWMEHQRRLWKQQERHALALRIAAELEVGEPCPVCGSLDHPGQQSASTRSNATQESHWEELLHQGEQLVQRVKEGQFQGIQLERRFSESLAFVLELADAREHKDKSIANSESSVDLAFLEAAAGQAAVMINTKSKAIEEKNMADLLKEWNLLETSLQSCTSQANDLENAFQNLNKAHRDLAQQELMIRTQMQAAIGVYEEAERRFVDVAAAIKNQFAEWHQRYPSFHWEEVDEQLQLLLEKEQQAEELRGRIEKSVPFLEELSANIERLQTATQEQDRTALQLHERLQGLAQLAADKSRQLAQRAPGAAVPQLIAEASSALAQLRQLAQQTKLAHAAAQREQSLAAQRYSAAAEAAAAAARQLEQTERALHSALAEHGFASREAVVAAALAPELRRQWAQLAAEHREREQALRAQLAQLAAKLQGRVLSAAEWAQSQAQLQAAKAAAEAVLEARAKAAQGASELAARHQRWCELEALRLEQAKQLERLGKLQSVLKANAFVEYLAEEQLMQVSRAASERLGELTRRRYGIEVDSGGGFVIRDDANGGVKRPVGTLSGGETFLTSLALALALSAQIQLKGEYPLEFFFLDEGFGTLDQELLDMVIGALEKLHMDRLAVGVISHVPELRARLVRKLIVHPAEPSGRGSRIILEGL; encoded by the coding sequence ATGCGTCCAATTCAATTACAGTTGTCGGGTTTACAGAGCTATCGCGAATTGCAAACGATCGATTTTAGTCAGTTAGTGGATGCGGGTGTGTTTGGTATTTTTGGACCGACAGGAAGCGGGAAGTCATCGCTCTTAGATGCAATCACCCTTTCGCTATATGGCAAAGTAGAAAGAGCTAGCGGTGGGACGCAAGCAATTATGAATCATGCGGAATCTACGCTGTTCGTTTCTTTTACATTTGAACTGACGAATGCTGTGGGTACGGAACGCTATCGTGTTGAACGACAATTCAAACGAGGCACGGAAATGTCAATTAACGGGACCATAGCGCGATTCTTGCATATTCAAGGGAATGAGACGATTGTTCTAGCGGATAAAGCTGGCGAGGTTAACCAACAGGTACAGCACATTTTAGGCCTTTCCATGCAAGACTTTACAAGAGCTGTTGTTCTTCCCCAAGGAAAGTTTGCTGAATTCCTGACGTTAACGGGCAAAGATCGCAGGCAAATGCTGCAAAGGCTTTTTCATCTTGAAGCTTATGGGGATCAACTGAGTATCAAAGTGAGTTCGAAAGTCAAAGAAACGGACAGTCTGGTGAAACAGCTGGGCGCGGAACAGCAAGGGCTTGGTGAGGCATCTTCTACGGCTTTGGAAGAGGCGAATCGCAGGCTTCAAGAGTCGGAAGAGGAAGCGATTCGAACGCGTATCTCGCTAGAGCAGCAAGAAACGATCTATGCGCAAAACAAGCAAGTTCATGAGTGGTTAAAGGAATCAGAAGCGCTGGAATCGCAACTTATACAGCATCGAGAACAGAGCGGAGCCATTGCGGAGAAAGAGCGCCAACTCCAAGATGCAGAACGTGCGGAGCGGGTATTGCCATTTGCGCAGCAATATGAAACTGCATCAAAAGAGGTTGTCGCAAGGAAGGTTCACTTGGAAGAAGCGACGAAGGCTCACGTGGCATCTGAAACTGCGTTTGGGCAGGCCTCAGAAGCTTTTGAGAAGGCTCAAACGGATTTAACTTTGCAAGAGGGGCCGCTCTTACTGCGTTTGGATCAGTTAGAACAGGCGCTCGTTATCCAGAAAGAACTGGAGCAAGTTCAACTTCAGATGGGGACTGCTCAAACGCAAGAAATAGAAGTGAAGCTTACTTTATCCAAGCTGCAAGCGGATCTTACGAAAGCGGTCGAGACCAAAAACAAAGCTATCACGAAACAAAATGAACTCAAAGCGCAATTGAAGCTCGTTCATATCGAGACAACGGCAAGACAACTGCTTCAAGGTGCTGTTCATGAAAAAAAGACTATCGTGCAGCTTCAGGCCCAAGAGCAAGATGCCCAGAAAAATAAAGACGATAAGCTTCAGGCGAAAGTAACGCTGGAACAAGCGTTAGAAGTGATTGCGAACAAAAAATCAGCTTTGCAGCTGCGATTATCCAATTGGCTTCAGACGCATGCAACCTGTTCTGAGATTCACAAGCGTGTATCTAGTCAACTTACGGAGTTCTTGTCGCAAGTGCAGAATTGGATGGAACATCAAAGGAGACTATGGAAGCAACAAGAACGTCACGCACTGGCATTAAGGATTGCTGCTGAATTAGAAGTTGGTGAACCATGTCCCGTTTGTGGGTCTCTTGATCATCCAGGCCAACAATCAGCCTCAACGCGTTCAAATGCCACTCAAGAAAGCCATTGGGAGGAACTCCTGCATCAAGGTGAACAACTCGTGCAGCGTGTAAAAGAGGGGCAGTTTCAAGGGATTCAGTTGGAGCGGAGGTTCTCTGAATCGTTAGCTTTCGTACTTGAGTTGGCAGATGCACGTGAACACAAGGATAAATCAATTGCTAACTCTGAGAGCAGTGTTGATCTCGCGTTCTTAGAGGCTGCAGCGGGTCAAGCTGCTGTTATGATAAATACGAAGAGCAAAGCTATTGAAGAGAAGAACATGGCGGATTTGCTTAAGGAATGGAACCTTCTGGAGACATCCCTACAATCATGTACTTCACAGGCAAATGATTTGGAAAATGCCTTCCAAAACCTGAATAAAGCGCATCGGGATCTTGCGCAGCAAGAACTTATGATACGTACGCAAATGCAAGCTGCAATTGGTGTTTATGAGGAAGCTGAAAGAAGATTTGTAGATGTAGCAGCAGCTATTAAGAATCAATTTGCTGAATGGCATCAAAGATATCCTTCATTCCATTGGGAAGAAGTGGATGAACAGCTTCAGCTCTTGTTGGAGAAGGAGCAGCAAGCTGAGGAGTTGAGAGGCAGAATTGAGAAAAGTGTTCCGTTTCTTGAGGAGCTGTCCGCGAATATTGAGCGTCTCCAGACGGCGACGCAAGAGCAAGATCGTACCGCCTTGCAGCTGCACGAGCGGCTGCAAGGGCTAGCGCAGCTTGCCGCCGACAAGTCGCGGCAGCTTGCGCAGCGCGCGCCTGGCGCAGCGGTGCCGCAGCTCATCGCGGAGGCGAGCTCCGCGCTTGCGCAGCTGCGGCAGCTCGCGCAGCAGACCAAGCTCGCGCACGCTGCTGCGCAGCGCGAGCAGTCCCTGGCGGCGCAGCGCTACAGCGCCGCCGCAGAAGCTGCTGCTGCTGCTGCGCGGCAGCTCGAGCAAACCGAGCGCGCGCTGCATAGCGCGCTCGCAGAGCACGGCTTCGCGTCGCGCGAAGCCGTCGTGGCGGCGGCGCTTGCGCCTGAGCTGCGCCGCCAATGGGCTCAGCTCGCGGCGGAGCACCGCGAGCGCGAGCAGGCGCTGCGCGCCCAGCTGGCGCAGCTGGCAGCGAAGCTGCAGGGCCGCGTGCTGAGCGCGGCCGAGTGGGCGCAGTCGCAGGCGCAGCTGCAGGCAGCGAAGGCTGCCGCCGAGGCTGTGCTCGAAGCGCGGGCCAAGGCGGCGCAGGGCGCGAGCGAGCTCGCTGCGCGGCACCAGCGCTGGTGCGAGCTCGAGGCGCTGCGCCTCGAGCAAGCGAAACAGCTGGAGCGCCTTGGCAAGCTGCAATCTGTGCTCAAGGCCAACGCTTTTGTTGAATATTTGGCGGAAGAGCAGTTAATGCAAGTGAGTCGAGCAGCCTCCGAACGACTAGGTGAATTGACCAGACGAAGGTACGGCATCGAAGTGGATTCTGGCGGTGGATTTGTCATTCGCGATGACGCTAATGGCGGGGTGAAGCGTCCTGTAGGAACGTTATCAGGAGGGGAAACTTTCCTCACCTCATTAGCCTTAGCTTTGGCGCTTTCAGCACAGATTCAGTTGAAAGGCGAATATCCATTAGAGTTCTTCTTCTTAGATGAGGGCTTCGGAACATTGGATCAAGAGCTGCTGGATATGGTGATTGGTGCTTTGGAAAAACTTCATATGGATCGATTAGCTGTTGGGGTGATCTCGCACGTACCTGAGCTGAGGGCGCGTCTAGTACGTAAGCTAATCGTACATCCAGCTGAGCCTTCTGGACGAGGAAGCCGTATTATTCTTGAGGGTCTTTAG
- a CDS encoding chymotrypsin family serine protease, producing MATFHEALKHKNRISPVLLKRAGVMAVGVGYVDPLKPSLGASVIVYTHHKIVPSGLNSLKSTAAKLGSSVPVRFLPSGTFKSHATTAIKPKAIKITSFRGRFRPVPGGVSIGKTGPSATGTAGVIVTKNNQLFVLSNNHVLIRNNATAYSRTVQPGPADGGLPVSSRIGRAYQFVPLRKGHVNYQDSSISKPLLNRLLTPRYMRSSGLLITVPGHLISYPVGMHVVKSGRTSGYVRGTVEANNADVRVSYGGSLGTLLFRNQSVIVGNSGPVSLPGDSGSVWLRANDRFAAALNFAGTADGRRSISNPIARVMDSYGIRIAVPAAGGSFRKGSVKGTAHIGDQSYVQPLTASQRKSNRAIRVRTSN from the coding sequence ATGGCTACATTTCATGAAGCATTGAAGCATAAAAACCGAATTTCGCCTGTCTTACTGAAAAGAGCAGGTGTTATGGCGGTTGGGGTTGGCTATGTTGATCCCTTGAAACCGAGCTTAGGAGCCAGTGTGATCGTGTACACACATCATAAAATCGTGCCGTCGGGGCTGAATTCTCTCAAAAGTACCGCAGCAAAATTAGGATCCAGTGTACCTGTGCGGTTCCTGCCTTCTGGCACGTTTAAATCGCACGCGACAACAGCGATCAAGCCCAAAGCCATTAAAATAACAAGCTTTCGGGGGAGATTCCGCCCAGTACCCGGTGGTGTCAGTATTGGAAAAACAGGTCCATCTGCAACGGGTACAGCCGGTGTGATTGTTACGAAAAATAATCAATTGTTCGTTTTGAGCAATAATCACGTCTTAATCCGAAATAATGCCACAGCGTACTCTAGAACCGTTCAACCAGGTCCAGCAGATGGCGGATTGCCAGTTTCGAGTCGGATCGGAAGAGCTTATCAATTTGTCCCATTGCGCAAAGGTCACGTTAACTATCAAGACTCCTCCATCTCGAAACCGCTATTGAATCGATTGCTAACTCCTCGTTATATGCGAAGCTCTGGTTTGTTGATTACGGTTCCAGGACATTTAATTAGTTATCCTGTGGGCATGCATGTCGTCAAATCAGGTCGCACTTCGGGATATGTGAGGGGAACCGTTGAAGCGAATAATGCGGACGTGCGTGTATCGTATGGAGGAAGCTTAGGTACTTTACTTTTTCGTAATCAATCCGTCATAGTCGGCAACTCAGGTCCCGTCTCACTTCCGGGTGACTCAGGTTCTGTCTGGCTTCGTGCCAACGATCGTTTTGCAGCAGCGCTTAATTTCGCGGGAACAGCAGATGGTCGGCGTTCAATTAGCAATCCCATTGCTCGAGTTATGGATAGTTATGGGATACGAATCGCTGTTCCTGCAGCTGGTGGCTCGTTTCGGAAAGGGAGCGTGAAAGGGACGGCACATATCGGAGATCAGTCCTATGTTCAGCCCTTGACGGCAAGTCAAAGAAAAAGCAATCGAGCGATTCGCGTTAGAACATCCAATTAA
- a CDS encoding stalk domain-containing protein, which translates to MNFHKRIGIISLAVGILAAGIGQSPAPVRADVVWDHWTQADALQAAGNSKGAVPHWQFLTDYYASNGDWENAALFSGKLDSYFDEIGDYDQAIYYYEQENKFWVNAGKDWGAVKLQRADQIRTTVELYREESSESIVQALTQPKGSSLAKFEPAYGTYLGIYSEQDPKVGNIFTKMQSVYGKKHAIYLAYAHWGQTFPSSYAKRAKDAGGALQIAWEPDDGLDPVTDGAYLRSWAREAKAAGIPIFLRFAGEMNGAWVKWHGNPAQYIAKFRMLHDVFAAEAPNVAMVWSPGDVPANDIDPYYPGDAYVDWVGVSLYIEPYENGDPSLPSMLATSNVERLTRLYNTYSDRKPLMMSETGVPHYSHSAGEDYTEWAKLNLQRLYEIMPYKYPRLKAITYFNVDQGMSNAKNDYSLSTSSDIQSYYSGLIANPYLLSDVKDAAKPTDHVGYVPIDSNHPAFTKQTRIVPFIKIPDVYIGKVEYLLNGRVISSQTSLPYGLELKAGEVPEGSVLQLRILNKSGQQVALRTFSLSSQVSVDINGATQQFEQPPVIVNGSTFTPLRAIFEAMGAKVDYEASTRTVTATKGSTVVKLTLDQSTVYVNGVAKQLEEPARLVNGYTLAPARFVGETFGGTVNWDGSSRTVTITTK; encoded by the coding sequence TTGAACTTTCACAAACGAATTGGCATCATTTCACTAGCAGTTGGAATTTTGGCTGCAGGCATTGGACAATCACCAGCACCTGTACGTGCAGATGTCGTCTGGGATCATTGGACCCAAGCGGATGCTCTGCAAGCTGCAGGTAATTCCAAAGGGGCTGTTCCGCACTGGCAATTCCTTACCGATTATTATGCTAGCAATGGGGATTGGGAGAATGCGGCTCTTTTTAGCGGCAAGCTAGATAGCTATTTTGATGAAATTGGTGATTATGATCAAGCGATTTATTACTATGAACAGGAAAACAAGTTCTGGGTGAATGCGGGTAAGGATTGGGGCGCAGTTAAATTACAACGTGCGGATCAGATTCGTACAACGGTTGAGCTTTATCGCGAAGAAAGCTCCGAATCTATCGTTCAGGCGCTAACACAGCCTAAAGGCAGCTCGCTTGCCAAATTTGAACCTGCATACGGTACGTATTTGGGTATCTACTCTGAACAAGATCCTAAAGTCGGTAATATTTTCACCAAAATGCAATCGGTCTATGGCAAAAAGCATGCCATTTATTTGGCTTATGCGCATTGGGGACAAACTTTCCCATCCTCTTATGCCAAGCGTGCCAAGGACGCAGGTGGTGCCTTGCAAATCGCATGGGAGCCAGATGATGGTTTAGACCCTGTAACAGACGGGGCGTACTTACGAAGCTGGGCGCGAGAAGCTAAAGCGGCAGGTATTCCAATCTTCTTGCGTTTTGCGGGTGAGATGAACGGTGCATGGGTCAAGTGGCATGGGAATCCAGCTCAGTATATAGCAAAGTTCCGTATGCTGCATGATGTCTTTGCTGCAGAAGCGCCAAATGTAGCGATGGTATGGAGTCCAGGAGACGTGCCAGCCAATGATATTGATCCGTATTATCCAGGGGATGCCTACGTAGACTGGGTAGGGGTTAGCTTATACATCGAGCCGTATGAGAATGGGGACCCTTCACTGCCATCGATGCTTGCCACTAGTAATGTGGAGCGTCTAACAAGGTTGTACAATACATATTCCGATCGGAAGCCGCTTATGATGAGTGAAACGGGCGTGCCCCATTATTCACATTCGGCTGGCGAAGATTACACAGAATGGGCGAAGTTGAACCTGCAACGTTTGTACGAAATTATGCCTTATAAGTACCCGCGGTTGAAAGCCATTACTTACTTTAACGTAGATCAGGGTATGAGTAATGCGAAGAATGATTATTCATTGTCAACATCCTCTGACATTCAAAGCTATTACAGCGGATTGATTGCAAATCCTTACTTACTTTCGGATGTGAAGGATGCCGCGAAACCAACGGATCATGTAGGTTATGTGCCGATTGATTCAAATCATCCAGCATTTACGAAGCAAACTAGAATTGTTCCTTTTATCAAAATTCCTGATGTGTACATAGGCAAAGTGGAATACTTGCTGAATGGCCGTGTGATCAGCTCGCAAACCAGCTTACCTTATGGATTGGAGCTTAAAGCAGGGGAAGTGCCGGAAGGCTCTGTGCTCCAACTACGCATTCTTAATAAGTCAGGACAGCAGGTTGCCCTCCGAACTTTCAGCCTATCCTCACAGGTTTCGGTTGACATTAATGGGGCAACCCAACAGTTCGAGCAGCCGCCAGTTATCGTTAATGGCTCTACGTTTACGCCGCTCCGCGCGATCTTCGAAGCTATGGGAGCCAAGGTGGATTACGAAGCCTCAACGAGAACGGTAACAGCGACCAAAGGCAGCACAGTTGTTAAGTTGACGTTAGATCAGAGTACAGTTTACGTGAATGGTGTTGCCAAACAACTGGAAGAGCCTGCAAGACTAGTGAACGGGTATACGCTTGCGCCTGCAAGATTCGTCGGTGAGACGTTTGGCGGTACCGTAAACTGGGATGGTTCAAGCCGTACGGTGACGATTACAACGAAATAA
- a CDS encoding FAD-dependent oxidoreductase produces MRASTRKKRDVMMDVALAMFMEKGYENVSVDDIIAATSTSKGTFYHYFKSKDAIISALFSKQIQLIQDWVKQPPSKVQSLEGHINRLFLDLASNIRLSPRLIRSLQALSLQNETVKLEEQHQLDVLTESLLHWLPDPTKIELLVCMYAGTIRTWCNQEHADLVTMMRNNLAWLWVGLRSEAPQASLQVDLVPKEENIMKIAIIGGGLAGLTAAAYLSENPHVEGILFERSPQLGGRAFTYEKAGFTLNYGAHAIYGIDRHTITNMERELGLSFSSKQVDKRKVVYAKHDQLTTAPLDAINLLRTDLLNTAQKVRFVGEIAAIIANIHNIKNYATLADYLAESNADEDVKELWEHLVCSNFFITPEDARNVSGAVISEYYHNLFLSSKPVNYILGSWAVITNQLKQKVTATGKWEIALQEGVDGLRYEDRKFVLKTKTREMAFDKVIFAMPVQQVVKLLKGTAWEPFLAPYEANTATEVMVYDIGLSQVVARPFSYISDMDNKLFISDVSATDHTLVPDGGQLLQGIAYLSDQFESEEERKAYLDNKTAQMENLFDKHYPGWRDVTAVKRVSKKAMVSSVKNISTNRLLPIRVENIPFYFCGDGCTGKGELAERAFSSARTAALAIVQEVEQALQHV; encoded by the coding sequence ATGAGAGCTTCCACCCGCAAAAAGCGGGATGTCATGATGGATGTCGCCCTTGCCATGTTCATGGAGAAAGGCTATGAAAATGTGTCGGTTGACGATATCATCGCCGCTACGAGCACATCAAAGGGTACCTTTTATCATTATTTTAAAAGTAAAGATGCCATTATTTCCGCTCTATTTAGCAAGCAGATTCAATTGATCCAAGACTGGGTAAAACAACCTCCCTCGAAGGTCCAATCGCTTGAGGGACACATCAATCGTTTGTTTTTAGACTTAGCGTCGAACATTCGACTCTCCCCAAGACTGATACGCAGTTTGCAGGCTCTTTCCCTACAAAATGAAACCGTGAAGCTGGAAGAACAGCATCAACTCGATGTTTTAACCGAAAGCTTGCTGCACTGGCTCCCAGATCCAACCAAAATTGAATTACTCGTCTGCATGTATGCAGGAACGATTCGCACATGGTGCAATCAGGAACATGCCGATCTCGTCACGATGATGAGAAACAATCTAGCCTGGTTATGGGTAGGTCTTCGTTCTGAAGCCCCTCAGGCGTCCCTGCAAGTAGATCTAGTCCCCAAGGAGGAAAACATCATGAAAATAGCTATTATTGGCGGAGGACTTGCCGGCCTTACAGCTGCTGCTTATTTATCCGAAAATCCACACGTAGAAGGGATTCTATTCGAGAGAAGTCCGCAACTTGGCGGGCGCGCTTTTACGTATGAAAAGGCTGGATTCACACTTAACTACGGGGCTCATGCGATTTATGGCATCGATCGTCATACAATTACGAATATGGAACGAGAACTGGGGCTTTCTTTTTCCTCCAAACAAGTTGATAAACGCAAGGTTGTATATGCGAAGCATGACCAACTGACAACTGCACCTCTGGATGCGATCAATCTGCTGAGAACGGATCTGCTGAACACCGCCCAAAAGGTTCGTTTTGTAGGTGAAATCGCCGCGATTATCGCGAATATACACAATATCAAAAATTATGCAACATTAGCTGACTACTTGGCGGAATCGAATGCAGATGAAGATGTAAAAGAGCTTTGGGAGCACCTGGTTTGCTCGAACTTCTTTATCACCCCAGAGGATGCGCGGAACGTTTCTGGAGCGGTAATCAGCGAGTATTACCATAACTTGTTCCTTTCCAGTAAGCCCGTCAATTATATTCTTGGCAGCTGGGCTGTGATCACGAATCAGTTAAAACAAAAGGTGACAGCAACCGGCAAATGGGAAATCGCTCTTCAAGAAGGCGTCGATGGCCTGCGGTATGAAGATCGCAAATTCGTTTTGAAAACAAAAACTCGTGAAATGGCGTTCGATAAGGTAATTTTCGCTATGCCTGTTCAGCAGGTTGTAAAATTGTTAAAAGGCACGGCATGGGAGCCATTCCTCGCACCATATGAGGCAAACACAGCTACTGAGGTTATGGTTTATGATATCGGGCTTAGCCAAGTTGTCGCAAGACCGTTTAGTTATATCAGCGACATGGATAACAAATTGTTCATCAGCGACGTTTCCGCGACTGACCATACGCTCGTTCCTGATGGCGGCCAATTGCTGCAAGGGATCGCTTACCTCAGTGACCAATTCGAGAGTGAAGAAGAACGGAAAGCATACTTGGATAATAAAACAGCACAGATGGAAAATCTGTTTGATAAGCACTATCCTGGCTGGCGCGATGTCACAGCGGTTAAGCGTGTCTCCAAAAAAGCGATGGTATCCAGCGTAAAAAACATTTCTACCAACCGATTGCTCCCAATCCGCGTTGAAAATATTCCTTTCTACTTCTGTGGCGACGGCTGCACAGGGAAAGGCGAGCTCGCAGAACGTGCTTTCTCGAGTGCGCGTACCGCGGCGTTAGCGATTGTGCAGGAAGTTGAGCAAGCTTTGCAGCATGTGTAG
- the rsgA gene encoding ribosome small subunit-dependent GTPase A: MNKVELGWHSFFEKSWESRWNEEGYVAGRVSLEHKHMYRIQTEAGEMLAEVSGKMRHNAERREDYPAVGDWVVASLREGEQRAVIHGILPRRSKFSRKVAGQVIEEQIVAANVDTVFLVMALNQDFNVRRMERYLVMAWESGANPVIVLSKADLCPNPNELAAEVASVAIGVPIHIISSAENRGLDELRDYMSPGSTVALLGSSGVGKSTLVNRVYGRDILNTGDIRLGDDKGKHTTTHRELILLPDGGILIDTPGMRELQLWNASEGIGTSFQDVEELTEQCFFQDCKHENEPKCAVKAALEQGALAAERFQSYVKLQKELAYLARKEDKGLQAAEKAKWKKIHQSLKSQPHR; this comes from the coding sequence TTGAACAAAGTCGAACTAGGTTGGCATTCTTTTTTTGAAAAAAGCTGGGAGTCGCGATGGAATGAAGAAGGCTATGTGGCAGGCCGCGTCTCATTGGAGCATAAGCATATGTACCGAATTCAGACGGAAGCTGGTGAAATGCTAGCTGAAGTGTCTGGCAAAATGCGTCACAATGCTGAACGACGGGAGGATTATCCTGCCGTAGGCGACTGGGTCGTGGCTTCCCTCAGGGAAGGAGAGCAGCGCGCGGTCATCCATGGCATTCTACCTCGTCGAAGTAAGTTTTCCCGCAAAGTGGCGGGTCAAGTCATTGAAGAACAAATCGTTGCTGCGAATGTAGATACCGTTTTTCTCGTCATGGCACTTAATCAAGATTTTAATGTTCGCCGAATGGAACGGTACTTGGTTATGGCTTGGGAAAGCGGGGCCAATCCAGTCATTGTATTGAGTAAAGCCGATCTTTGCCCCAATCCAAATGAACTGGCTGCCGAAGTCGCTTCCGTGGCGATTGGTGTTCCAATTCATATTATCTCTTCTGCGGAAAACCGCGGCTTGGATGAATTGAGAGACTATATGTCACCTGGCAGCACGGTTGCTCTGCTAGGGTCGTCAGGTGTTGGGAAATCCACCTTAGTCAATCGAGTCTATGGCAGGGATATTTTAAATACAGGTGATATTCGTCTTGGTGATGACAAAGGAAAACATACCACAACGCATCGTGAGCTTATTTTGCTGCCGGATGGGGGCATTTTAATAGATACGCCTGGTATGAGGGAACTTCAATTGTGGAATGCCTCAGAAGGAATAGGGACCTCCTTTCAAGATGTTGAGGAGCTCACTGAGCAATGTTTCTTCCAAGATTGTAAGCACGAGAATGAACCCAAGTGCGCTGTGAAAGCTGCTTTAGAACAAGGCGCGTTGGCTGCTGAGCGATTCCAGAGTTATGTGAAATTGCAGAAGGAATTAGCCTATTTAGCTCGGAAGGAAGACAAGGGCTTGCAAGCCGCGGAGAAAGCGAAGTGGAAGAAGATTCACCAATCCCTCAAAAGCCAACCTCACCGTTAA
- a CDS encoding histidine triad nucleotide-binding protein has product MSDCVFCKIIAGDLPSKKVYEDEHILAFHDIQPAAPIHVLIIPKKHFASLAAGETEDWAVVGQMQRVAAQIARELDVEQSGYRVVTNIGDNAGQIVHHLHYHLMAGARLAPLGVHN; this is encoded by the coding sequence ATGTCAGATTGTGTTTTTTGTAAAATTATTGCCGGGGACCTTCCCTCTAAAAAAGTCTATGAAGATGAGCATATTCTAGCTTTTCATGACATCCAGCCAGCAGCACCGATTCATGTTCTCATCATTCCGAAGAAGCACTTTGCATCTTTGGCTGCAGGTGAAACGGAGGATTGGGCGGTAGTTGGGCAAATGCAACGCGTTGCTGCGCAAATTGCTAGAGAACTAGACGTCGAACAGTCTGGTTATCGTGTAGTTACGAATATTGGAGATAATGCTGGCCAAATTGTTCACCATTTGCATTATCATTTGATGGCTGGCGCAAGATTAGCTCCTCTAGGTGTTCATAACTAA
- the rpsU gene encoding 30S ribosomal protein S21, which produces MSETRVRKNETIDAALRRFKRSIAKDGVLAEVKKRKHYDKPSVKRKLKSEAARKRKF; this is translated from the coding sequence TTGTCAGAAACTCGAGTTCGTAAGAACGAAACTATAGATGCTGCACTTCGTCGCTTTAAGCGTTCCATCGCTAAGGATGGCGTTCTTGCAGAAGTTAAGAAACGTAAGCATTATGACAAGCCTAGCGTTAAGCGTAAGCTTAAATCTGAGGCTGCTCGCAAAAGAAAGTTCTAG
- a CDS encoding GatB/YqeY domain-containing protein, translating to MSLSDRLNEDMKQAMKSQDKFKLSVIRMVRSTIKNSEIDLKRPLDDNEVLDVLTREIKQRKDSLQEFTKAGRDDLADNLTAELAILAEYMPQQLSEEEVKAIVQQTIQQIGASSKADMGKVMTALMPQVKGRADGKVLNQLVQQLLG from the coding sequence ATGAGCTTAAGCGATAGATTGAACGAAGATATGAAACAAGCGATGAAGAGTCAGGACAAGTTTAAGCTCTCTGTAATTCGAATGGTGCGTTCTACGATTAAGAATTCTGAGATTGATCTGAAAAGACCCTTAGACGACAATGAAGTGCTTGATGTTCTAACTCGTGAAATCAAACAGCGTAAGGATTCCCTCCAAGAATTTACGAAGGCAGGTCGTGACGATCTAGCCGACAACCTGACGGCGGAACTTGCTATTCTAGCTGAGTACATGCCGCAACAGCTTTCTGAGGAAGAAGTGAAAGCCATTGTACAGCAGACCATCCAGCAAATTGGTGCTTCTTCCAAAGCGGATATGGGCAAGGTGATGACGGCTTTGATGCCTCAGGTTAAAGGACGCGCTGATGGTAAAGTTTTGAATCAGTTAGTTCAACAATTATTAGGTTAA